The Branchiostoma lanceolatum isolate klBraLanc5 chromosome 1, klBraLanc5.hap2, whole genome shotgun sequence genomic sequence gagaatcatgcccctgtactgttgtattctgtaggacatctacaggagaatcatgcccctgtactgttgtattctgtaggacatctacaggagaatcatgcccctgtactgttgtgttctgtaggacatctacaggagccatgcccctgtactgttgtgttctgtaggacatctatAGGAGAATCATGCCCGTgcactgttgtgttctgtaggacatctacaggagaatcatgcccctgtactgttgtgttctgtaagACATCTACAGGAgccatgcccctgtactgttgtgttctgtaggacatctacaggagaatcatgcccctgtactgttgtgttctgtaggacatctacaggagaatcatgcccctgtactgttgtgttctgtaggacatctacaggagaatcatgcccctgtactgttgtattctgtaggacatctacaggagaatcatgcccctgtactgttgtattctgtaggacatctacaggagaatcatgcctCTCTACTTCCCGCGGACCAAGGCTGAAGAGCAGGCCGTGTTGGACGAGGTTCCCACGGATGTTGGGAATGAGGAGGGAGAGCCTTTCATCCAGGAGCGGCAAATCAGAATCATGGACAAACCTCTCGGAGCAGAGGACAGCAGTAAGATGTTTAGAATTCTTCTTGCAGTAGGATGAAATTCAACAAGGCCTAGGAagcaaaatgttgtgtttcttgttacctgaccaaccctagcaaagaCCTggcgaccctagcctttttttgagGTTGACAAGGGGCACAAAATCTGATATCTGTGTGAGGAAATGTTGTAGAATCATTTTCCTATATGTTCTCCTCATTTCTGTTGCAGTAAGAAATTGTACTTGTGCAATTTATACGGATACAGTTTTAAATTCAatttgttaaactgtatttgcaGGATCACTTCAGCCgaaatgtaacaacaacaaaatgagaAACCCTACCCGCATAGCCTAATTTTTCTAGGAACACTACATTAATTTTCCTAAGCCTAAAACGTTAAGAAATTCTTGTTGCAATAGcacattgaaaattcttgttgTAATAAGGCATTTAGCAGTtcttgttgctacaacctagtGTTCGTTTTGCATTCGGGGTCGTAGGTTCATACGAAAGActtcaaaaatggtacatactcaGCACTCAACACATGTATGAAAGAGTATAGAATTATCATGGAACTTGGGAGGTCATCTATGTTGAAAGTAATTATAATACAgtactaaactttcttccaacactgagGTATTCATGGATCAAACTTTCGCTAGCAGCTTATTGTAACCTGAGTTTAGTGATGAGGTaagtgtaaagtgtctttcccaagggcacaacattaatTGGAACCTGGaagggatttgaactcagaacCTTTGAATTGAAAGTGAATGGTTTTCTCTTGTGTGATTGACAGCTGAAGCAGACGAGACTTTTGAGGAGGGCCTCCTAGGCTTGGGTGGAAAAGTCGGAGCGCACGGGTTCGCCACGATGGAAGGCGACCACGACAAAGCGCGTATGCAGCAGTTACAAGGGAAGAACTCAGAGGAGCAGGTTTTACTGGAGCAGCAGAGAAGGTTGTcactttatttatttgtttatttgtttgtttaccatgAAGGGTGGCCACGTGAGGGTACTGAGAAAAGTTACTAAATATTAAATTCATTTTTACATGGTTTTGCAGTAAGAAGGAAAAGgcagttttcgcagtgttttaacTTTGTGGTTGAACAGTGATAACACAATGAAAACACGTAATTGCTTGTCAAGTTTTCTTGGAAAAGATTTACAGTGTTGTTAAGTAATAGATATTACTGTTATGCTGTAGTTCAGAAAAGTCTGTAGAATAGAGTCTTCGAGAATTATTATAGTTGCAATCCAATGTATTGTGTACAATAGACAAGCAGTTTTTGTTGTCCGGAAAACTCCCCTTTTGTCGAACAAGACAAGCATTTCAAAGTCTGTGCAGCCCGAGTTCAGGCCCGGGCCTGGACACGCATCGTCCTATCAGAGGTGAATGTAAAGCCAACAGCCTCATGTTTgtgggagctttagggcgtcaaacctctgcatgtacattgtagaagaacccaacacacttatcaaaaagagacggggtgacccagtgtgcttggccaaaaatatgtGAGCCATGGCGAAGTTGCATTGCACTATACTAGCTAACAAAAATGCACCATACTTTGTCCTCAGTCTAAATTTGACAGcttttattacattttatgTTTATTCTCCGCTGTCGTTGAATCACTTGAACAGGTACCAGAGGTGGCTGAAGCGATCCAAGACTGACGACTTGTCGGACATCGCTGCACTCAGGGTTCTCTATCAGTCAGGTGGGATgaactggaaaaaaaatgagtgaatggatgaatgagtgaaggaaatgaatgaatgaacaaacgaaGAAATGAATGTGTGAAGGAAAAAACAAATTTAAgcgttctcagtggcaaatgtgctagatgttggcacatcggcaaccaaatccgcagtgtgttttttggaaCACAgcttgacagattagccaaataGGTTCGGtgggtaaagtgcctttcccaaggacacaacgtcggtGCATGGTGAGTAtagaactcgggacctattgattcagAGTTTAACGCTCAAACCGTTACGCCATGTGTTCACTTGTGAAGGAAGGAAATGAATAAGTTAGCGAATGACTTGTCAGACATTGATATTGCAGATTTTATAGTTCGCTATCAGGTTGGATTAAGTGATGGAAAACTActctgaagggcagttatacttggtatacagatacagaatgaatgaatgaatttgcttacaagaaatacacagaaaagtTTCCTtccaatatgttacatttttatGACTTTGAAAGAATAGGACAGCCGAAGGATATTATACATTGAGTTGGTTGGGTTCATGAAAAAAGACTGCACTGCTGTGAATAATCAACAGGTGGCGCTGTTGCATCATGACATAGGGAAACCTTTAGCATGGTCTATCATTGGGCAATGTACATTCAGCAACAATTAGAATAGAAGGCAGAAAGTTAATCTTTACTTACCCATGTTATTTCTCCTTCCTTCTATGCAGGTTCAGATATCTTTGGTCGACCAGTGGTAGTCATCGTGGGCAGGAACTTCCCTGTCAATGTTATCGATCTAGACAAGGTGGGTGCAACTCAACAATGGAATAAATTAGCATAAACGTTCCTCTGGGCTGGTAGTTAGCATTAGTCTGCTCCCTATGAtatgtgattgattgattgattgattgattgattgattgattgattgattgattgattgattgattgattgattgattgatttgtggTTCGTCATAccgattcattgattgattcaaCTGATGTGTTATACTgcggccacaccaattttttttgtcacttctcggaatagcctctcctgtttttcccattttgaaaaaacaaaaattgggtCCCTATTCCCATTAACAAAtgttaactcccaattttactatttgttcagttgtaaaactcaatagccaccaaaatagataatcaaggcctgcacatacctacatgtaaaaagtgtggtcacattttatcataagttatgatttttcatttattaaaactatttctcaatatcaatccatatgttacatggcaaaaggtacttttgttactgaaattatagtacagacgaagccacttaattgcacctcggataaacgcaccttccatttaattgcaccgaatcccaatatccaaaaccggttcccattcactgcattgttagtgaccccgcatatctgcaccgcgcatggtcaccaatgccggataactgcaccaatttttttcaaaaatcctcgacaagttaactaaaaaggtgcgctaaaatcggcaaacgctgtacaaatgatCCGATACCtcccggtgtaaaggcgcaataccgccagtatgttttaaaactgctttgagtaacaaaagaatgcggtctccattgacagttacgttgataggaatcgtatgggagggcccgggcgggtcacccgtaacaaggacattatatatataatgtccttgcccgtaatcagtaaccaagttttagtttcaattccttgTTTCAttgcggtacatgatttacgtaaatcgactactgcactctacgtaatgtaacacagaaactgttatcccatgagtggcatgacgatgtttcagaatgcctcccctgtaacattacgcgtgttgtaatgcggtagatcgcatggaaaaatgaaagaatgcaaaatcaaaactggttcgtagtcatttctttattttcagcaaagggtcaataaataaagttaataactgaataatttcgtctgttttctttgtgctagtgtttctgactaacaatacacccccccgccatggtggtgcggtccagctgggcatttcgcataattgcaccagccggataattgcaccgaaaacgctgacaaatgggtggtgcagttaagcggattctactgtactagatcaaagaaaggggtgcattgcataaaatgagccatacaaagctgaaacttgaataatcctcttattctttgttatgtaaacccttatctttaccccagactatttgcagaaaacttttcatttatttatttttcgccctgttgctccaattattttctgaaaaaatatgagaatcaacaaataagatAGGTGTGgcctgactacatgtatatagatgcagatataGATTCATTGATGAAGGGTAGACATCCTGGTTGAACAATGATGTAATACAAACTAAATTGATTGGTTGCTTTCTTgcttgactgattgattgattgtttgactgattgattgattgattgattgattgattgattgattgtttgaccAATGGGTTGTTGTGTTGCAGGCACTGTTGTACTTCATCCAGGTGATGGACCCGATTGTGAGTAAGGACTATGTGGTGGTGTACTTCCACACACAGAGCACTGACGACAACCAACCAGAGCTCTCCTTCCTCAGGAGCGCATACAATCTACTAGACAACAAGTGAGACCCTTGTCATGATTGGTCGAGAATGGTTATCTGACCCTAAGGCTACACCAGTTTAAATAGTTGGTTTTTGGATTAATTGTAGAGCATCTGCATACAAGAAATCACTAAATCCTAAAGTGAAATAGCACAAATTGCGGttagtgaaagaaaaaagaaagcgTCACATCTCAGTTTCGCCTGAAGATTACTTTCACATTGTCATCCGCTTTGCCATTACCCCttaaacagtatacaatgtcatgtagacaCAATGAAATAACCATGTTTTCCATTTGTGAATTTCTGAAAATGTGACAGTGCTGTTTTTCCTATTTCTCTCTGCATACAGATACAAGAAAAATTTGAAGGCATTTTATATAGTGCATCCAACATTCTGGTCAAGGGTAAGTTTACACTACACTGATTGTTTGTTGGTTCACATAACAGTACTGGTAAACCACCTTATTGCGCAACACACCGGTTTTGTATGTTGCTGGTAGTATATGTGCAAGCTGCGTACGACCAGGCAGGACCTTACTTGATAAGTTTGGTGGTTTTTTTCATGTACACTGTAATTCAGGGgttgctctcctcaaatacTCCTGGCTTTTCATCTCATCTGAAAAGACTTCACTAGCCAAATCTAAGTACATCATCAAAGGGTCAAGAGAGGACACTGATGTAAAGTGCTAGTGTCTACCAGACTTTGTGGGTAGCtggaatagtagaaattggtcaaacaGGTATGATAATAAGCCGGTCATAGGGTTAGTCGGCCATAGGGTTGGTAACAAATGAAAACACTCCTCTGGTTGGGTAATTGCTTGTTttgcaatattagggcccaagaaatggaaataaaaaaaaatgctgaaatctttttgctagtgacatttactaacactgtttagtgTATTTCGATactaacttcacactttgaacattttaaaaccgcgcaaaaacgagccatacaatgatccccttagtttcgcgagcctacaaaaactctggcaACGAGTTCtcacaatgacgtcatatttttttaatcatggaCGCAgccatacattgtgatagtgttgtttgaacctatcatgtatagaaatcacaaaataaattgactttcaaaatccgatttttgggccctaatattgtttgGGTTTGCCTTTGCCAAGGTTCTAAAGAAGACTTTAGTATGACAGTTCAATGTGTGTAAGTGTTTGATCAAACTTTGTTCTCCTTCCCTCACCACAGATAGTGACGTGGTTCTTCACCACGTTCACAGCCAGTAGTATAAAGGATAAGGTGCGCAGTGTGCAGAGTGTGCAGGAGCTGTACCACACCATCCCCCCCGAGCAGCTGGACATTCCACCTTTTGTACTAGACCACGACATCCAGGTACACTTGTGctttttttaaaacgttttatTCGAACATATataagtacataacataacagtacatttacattaaaattccacaaatatacacagttacatattgttgcaggggtcattcccaccggctttttttggctagggtgtgctccctaggacttttttgacaggggtgtttcatcccccctgAATTTTCTGCGCTAGCGTTTCTTCCCGAGGACTTCTGTGCAGGGATGTCTTCCTtgggtttctgtgcagggttttccttccctgttGTTTGAGTTTAAGACTTACACTTGTGCTTTCACTACTTTAGTGTTGGATGGGCTGACTACTCTCTCTTGGCAGATGGGctgaatagaccgatcctgtcgaacaccatatcaaacatatagagccccctgttctattttgaacacctccatcaaaaaaagcgctagtaggacagaaatggcacgtgtaaagcagggtacgtatatctgtgaccgGTTTTCTTCGATATTGGCTGCATGGATGCTCAGGacaaaaacgaaacaaaaaagaaaacagctcggGTACTCAAGGGGAGGGAGCTTGTACCACATTCCAACTACTACAAAGGCCGCTAGTGCAGAGTTTCGCCTTGCATGCatgcaaccaatacagtgggaaccctgtcacagatatacaaaCCCTGTTTTaaacgtgcatcggctgcttgtcaaaaaccgggcgctgatgcccaccgacaaggttAAGCTATGCGGCCCCTACTGCTCCAACATTGACcaaaaacattacgctctcaccacaactacatctacccctcctcaaacaactctactcagtggatacagccttcaacaaagaagccaTTGCATTCTTATtaaagggtttcagagccacataagctaaaccgaagtcagtggtaTTATTGACAAGCTAGCTGCTTGGCCATTTTTTGGCCGTcaagccctgtttttgacggaggtgttcaaaatagaacagggggcgtggctttgggatcggtctattgtgaGGAGCTTACACAAGTAGTGGGGCTGAATGGCAAGGGTTTGTAGCAGCTGCCATTCAGCACCTTCAGGTAACCTCATTACAATAATTGCCCAAGGTGTGGCCATTATATTATTGCTcgtcagacccttgtagtgcctaatgCACAGTTGTGATGAAGGATAACTTTCTTTGGTGAAGTTCTGAgttcatggaactctagttttgcaTTGTGGTGTGACAACTCATTCAGTGTGATATAGCCAGCCTACATgcctgcatacatgtagctagagtGTTTCGCCAAAGGGCAgtttactaatctccaagcagatgttgggggaggctaaatttttacattttcattaattcAAGCTGCTCTTTTCTGGGCAAGTTCAAAAAGGGCagttacatgtaggaaaacatTTAACAACTAGCCGCCAGCAACATCTACAGTTAACCGATCAGGTCAATAACGAATATGACCGAGACttaacagtttttttctgtgtgtgtttcccagCTGCATGGACCCATGAGCCA encodes the following:
- the LOC136422004 gene encoding protein GDAP2 homolog isoform X1; this encodes MATNQLPVDWDPELQDGPDDQSISSSPGAASPGMDPLGARLNIVEEKELCRWVNAYVPSYPEAQEEERESRFPVNEDFNRKVVLWEGDITALNCTAIVNTTNETLTDRNLISERIFQAAGPDLRAECSNHVKTCRTGEAKMTKGYNLPARYVIHTVGPRYNVKYRTAAESALFNCYRNSLQLARENSLQSIGLCVVNQPKRGYPPDEGAHIALRTVRRFLEKYDSSLETVVFAVTDNDEDIYRRIMPLYFPRTKAEEQAVLDEVPTDVGNEEGEPFIQERQIRIMDKPLGAEDSTEADETFEEGLLGLGGKVGAHGFATMEGDHDKARMQQLQGKNSEEQVLLEQQRRYQRWLKRSKTDDLSDIAALRVLYQSGSDIFGRPVVVIVGRNFPVNVIDLDKALLYFIQVMDPIVSKDYVVVYFHTQSTDDNQPELSFLRSAYNLLDNKYKKNLKAFYIVHPTFWSRIVTWFFTTFTASSIKDKVRSVQSVQELYHTIPPEQLDIPPFVLDHDIQLHGPMSQSTSNPDFSSSEDAGNL
- the LOC136422004 gene encoding protein GDAP2 homolog isoform X2, translated to MVQNSPGMDPLGARLNIVEEKELCRWVNAYVPSYPEAQEEERESRFPVNEDFNRKVVLWEGDITALNCTAIVNTTNETLTDRNLISERIFQAAGPDLRAECSNHVKTCRTGEAKMTKGYNLPARYVIHTVGPRYNVKYRTAAESALFNCYRNSLQLARENSLQSIGLCVVNQPKRGYPPDEGAHIALRTVRRFLEKYDSSLETVVFAVTDNDEDIYRRIMPLYFPRTKAEEQAVLDEVPTDVGNEEGEPFIQERQIRIMDKPLGAEDSTEADETFEEGLLGLGGKVGAHGFATMEGDHDKARMQQLQGKNSEEQVLLEQQRRYQRWLKRSKTDDLSDIAALRVLYQSGSDIFGRPVVVIVGRNFPVNVIDLDKALLYFIQVMDPIVSKDYVVVYFHTQSTDDNQPELSFLRSAYNLLDNKYKKNLKAFYIVHPTFWSRIVTWFFTTFTASSIKDKVRSVQSVQELYHTIPPEQLDIPPFVLDHDIQLHGPMSQSTSNPDFSSSEDAGNL
- the LOC136422004 gene encoding protein GDAP2 homolog isoform X3 encodes the protein MDPLGARLNIVEEKELCRWVNAYVPSYPEAQEEERESRFPVNEDFNRKVVLWEGDITALNCTAIVNTTNETLTDRNLISERIFQAAGPDLRAECSNHVKTCRTGEAKMTKGYNLPARYVIHTVGPRYNVKYRTAAESALFNCYRNSLQLARENSLQSIGLCVVNQPKRGYPPDEGAHIALRTVRRFLEKYDSSLETVVFAVTDNDEDIYRRIMPLYFPRTKAEEQAVLDEVPTDVGNEEGEPFIQERQIRIMDKPLGAEDSTEADETFEEGLLGLGGKVGAHGFATMEGDHDKARMQQLQGKNSEEQVLLEQQRRYQRWLKRSKTDDLSDIAALRVLYQSGSDIFGRPVVVIVGRNFPVNVIDLDKALLYFIQVMDPIVSKDYVVVYFHTQSTDDNQPELSFLRSAYNLLDNKYKKNLKAFYIVHPTFWSRIVTWFFTTFTASSIKDKVRSVQSVQELYHTIPPEQLDIPPFVLDHDIQLHGPMSQSTSNPDFSSSEDAGNL